The following are encoded together in the Janthinobacterium sp. Marseille genome:
- a CDS encoding carbon-nitrogen hydrolase family protein, with translation MTNPLSRVAAIQMVSTPSIEENIATAKRLIAEAAQQGAQLVLLPEYWAAMGMQETDKLGYAEQVDIGPIQSFMAATAREHQIWLIGGTLPLAADVADKVLNTMMVYNPAGERVKRYDKIHLFSFTKGEESYDEARTIVHGNEVTTFDAPFGKVGLSVCYDLRFPELYRAMGDCTLIVVPAAFTYTTGKAHWEILLRARAIENQCYVLAAAQGGRHKNGRTTWGHSMLIDPWGEVKTVLAEGEGLVIGDIEPHHLSGIRENLPALKHRKL, from the coding sequence ATGACGAACCCCCTCTCGCGCGTGGCCGCGATCCAGATGGTTTCCACTCCATCGATAGAAGAGAATATCGCTACCGCCAAACGTCTGATTGCAGAAGCTGCACAGCAAGGCGCGCAATTGGTCCTGCTACCCGAGTACTGGGCGGCGATGGGCATGCAGGAAACCGATAAGCTGGGCTATGCCGAGCAAGTCGATATCGGACCGATCCAAAGCTTTATGGCGGCTACCGCGCGCGAACATCAAATCTGGCTGATAGGCGGCACTTTGCCGCTGGCGGCCGATGTTGCAGATAAAGTCTTGAATACGATGATGGTGTACAACCCGGCAGGCGAGCGGGTCAAACGCTATGACAAGATCCATCTGTTCAGCTTCACCAAGGGTGAAGAATCCTATGATGAAGCGCGTACCATCGTGCATGGCAATGAGGTCACCACCTTCGATGCGCCTTTCGGCAAAGTCGGCTTGTCGGTTTGCTATGACCTGCGCTTTCCCGAGCTATACCGTGCAATGGGTGATTGCACATTGATCGTGGTGCCGGCGGCATTTACCTATACAACCGGCAAGGCGCACTGGGAAATCCTGCTGCGCGCACGGGCGATTGAAAACCAGTGCTACGTGCTGGCGGCGGCGCAGGGTGGTCGCCATAAGAATGGCCGTACAACCTGGGGCCATAGCATGCTGATCGATCCCTGGGGTGAGGTCAAAACCGTGCTGGCAGAGGGCGAAGGCCTTGTAATCGGGGATATTGAACCCCATCATCTATCAGGTATCCGGGAAAATCTTCCTGCGTTGAAACATCGCAAGCTGTAG
- the tldD gene encoding metalloprotease TldD encodes MTPFEPNLKTLAVARDVLLTPFGLDESILIKTLGTMFTHRVDYADLYFQFTKSEGWSLEEGIVKTGSFSIDQGVGVRAVSGDKTAFSYSDEISERALLEAALATRTIARQGAGKVKVASAIQAGGGRSLYLPHDPLTSLDATEKVKLLEKIERIARAKDPRVVQVMAGLAGEYDVVLVVRSDGVLAADIRPLVRVSITVIAEQNGRREMGSSGGGGRYSYAYFDDELLEKYASEAVASALVNLEARPAPAGPMTVVLGPGWPGVLLHEAIGHGLEGDFNRKGSSAFSGRIGERVAAKGVTVVDDGTIADRRGSLNIDDEGNPTQCTTLIEDGILKGYIQDTMNARLMKMPVTGNARRESFAHLPMPRMTNTYMLGGDKDPAEILASVKNGLYAVNFGGGQVDITNGKFVFSASEAYMIEDGKVTYPVKGATLIGNGPDVLNRVSMIGNDMRLDSGVGVCGKEGQSVPVGVGQPTLRIDGVTVGGTA; translated from the coding sequence ATGACTCCATTTGAACCAAATCTTAAAACGCTAGCCGTCGCCCGCGATGTGTTGTTGACGCCTTTTGGCCTGGATGAATCCATCCTGATCAAAACACTGGGAACGATGTTCACGCATCGCGTCGACTATGCAGATTTGTATTTCCAGTTCACCAAGAGTGAAGGCTGGAGTCTGGAAGAAGGCATCGTCAAGACCGGCAGCTTCTCCATCGACCAGGGTGTCGGTGTGCGTGCCGTGTCCGGTGACAAGACCGCATTCTCGTATTCGGATGAAATCTCCGAACGTGCGTTGCTGGAAGCGGCATTGGCAACGCGCACCATTGCGCGCCAGGGTGCAGGCAAGGTCAAGGTTGCTTCGGCGATCCAGGCCGGCGGCGGTCGTTCGCTGTACCTGCCGCATGACCCGCTGACTTCGCTGGATGCCACCGAAAAAGTAAAGCTGCTGGAAAAGATAGAACGTATTGCACGCGCCAAAGATCCGCGTGTGGTGCAAGTCATGGCCGGCCTCGCCGGTGAATATGATGTGGTGTTGGTGGTACGCAGCGATGGCGTACTGGCAGCCGATATCCGTCCGCTGGTACGCGTGTCGATTACCGTGATCGCCGAACAGAACGGTCGTCGTGAAATGGGTTCCAGCGGTGGCGGTGGTCGCTATAGCTATGCTTACTTCGACGATGAACTGCTGGAAAAATACGCGAGCGAAGCGGTTGCTTCGGCGCTGGTGAACCTCGAAGCGCGTCCGGCACCTGCCGGTCCGATGACCGTGGTGCTTGGCCCCGGCTGGCCTGGCGTGCTCTTGCACGAAGCGATTGGTCATGGCCTGGAAGGTGATTTCAATCGCAAGGGTTCCAGTGCATTCTCCGGTCGCATCGGTGAACGCGTCGCGGCCAAAGGCGTGACTGTAGTCGATGACGGCACCATTGCTGATCGTCGCGGTTCGCTGAATATCGATGATGAAGGCAATCCGACGCAATGCACGACGCTGATCGAAGACGGCATCCTGAAGGGCTATATCCAGGACACCATGAATGCGCGCCTGATGAAGATGCCGGTTACCGGTAATGCGCGCCGTGAATCGTTCGCGCACCTGCCTATGCCGCGCATGACGAATACTTATATGCTGGGTGGCGACAAAGATCCGGCAGAAATCCTGGCATCGGTAAAGAACGGTTTGTATGCGGTGAACTTCGGCGGCGGTCAGGTCGATATCACCAACGGCAAATTCGTGTTCTCGGCCAGCGAGGCTTATATGATTGAAGACGGCAAGGTAACTTACCCGGTCAAGGGTGCCACCCTGATCGGTAACGGCCCTGACGTTTTGAATCGCGTATCGATGATAGGTAACGATATGCGCCTCGACAGCGGTGTCGGTGTGTGCGGCAAGGAAGGCCAGAGCGTGCCGGTAGGCGTCGGTCAGCCTACCTTGCGCATAGATGGCGTAACAGTGGGCGGTACGGCTTGA
- the aroG gene encoding 3-deoxy-7-phosphoheptulonate synthase AroG, with protein MPRTDDLRIREMKELTPPSHLIRELGISDKAETTAANARIALHRILHGQDDRLMVVIGPCSIHDPKAAMEYANRLIKERERYAGELEIIMRVYFEKPRTTVGWKGLINDPFMDNSFRINDGLRIARELLLNINELGLPAGTEFLDVISPQYIADLISWGAIGARTTESQVHRELASGLSCPVGFKNGTDGNVKIAVDAIKAASQPHHFLSVTKGGHSAIVSTLGNEDCHIILRGGKTPNYDAASVEQACKDIAANGLASRLMIDTSHANSSKKPENQIPVCADIAKQVAGGDTRIVGVMVESHLVGGRQDLIPGKELVYGQSVTDGCINWEDSLGVLEGLAEAVKQRRHVKDPDA; from the coding sequence ATGCCACGCACAGATGATTTACGGATTCGAGAAATGAAAGAACTGACGCCACCATCACATTTGATTCGCGAGCTTGGCATCTCCGACAAGGCAGAAACGACCGCAGCGAATGCGCGTATCGCACTGCACCGCATTTTGCACGGCCAGGATGACCGCCTGATGGTGGTGATTGGACCGTGCTCGATACATGATCCAAAAGCTGCAATGGAATACGCGAACCGCCTGATCAAGGAGCGCGAGCGTTATGCCGGCGAGCTGGAAATCATCATGCGCGTCTACTTCGAGAAGCCACGCACCACGGTCGGCTGGAAAGGCCTGATCAACGATCCTTTCATGGACAACAGCTTCCGCATCAATGACGGTTTGCGGATTGCGCGCGAACTGCTGTTGAACATCAATGAACTCGGCCTGCCGGCAGGTACCGAATTCCTCGACGTGATCAGCCCGCAATACATCGCCGACCTGATCAGCTGGGGCGCGATTGGCGCACGTACCACCGAATCGCAAGTGCACCGCGAACTGGCGTCGGGTTTGTCGTGCCCGGTCGGCTTCAAGAACGGTACCGACGGAAATGTGAAGATCGCAGTGGATGCGATCAAGGCCGCATCGCAGCCCCATCACTTCCTGTCGGTGACCAAGGGCGGTCATTCCGCCATTGTGTCGACACTTGGTAACGAGGATTGCCACATCATCCTGCGCGGCGGTAAAACGCCTAACTACGATGCTGCCAGCGTCGAACAGGCATGCAAGGACATCGCTGCAAACGGGCTGGCTTCGCGCCTGATGATCGATACTTCGCATGCCAACAGCTCGAAGAAACCGGAAAACCAGATCCCGGTCTGTGCCGATATCGCCAAGCAGGTTGCCGGTGGTGACACCCGTATCGTCGGCGTGATGGTTGAATCGCACCTGGTCGGCGGTCGCCAGGACCTGATCCCGGGCAAGGAACTGGTCTATGGCCAATCCGTGACCGACGGTTGCATCAACTGGGAAGACAGCCTGGGCGTATTGGAAGGCCTGGCGGAAGCGGTCAAACAACGCCGCCACGTCAAGGATCCGGACGCTTGA
- a CDS encoding TIGR02281 family clan AA aspartic protease, translating into MKTTLLAALLSLSAWQVQAADISVVGLFPGKAVLVIDGGAPKTYSVGNTVTSGVTLVDVNQTTATFETNGKKQRIDIGGHVNRAASSGSSSVTLQADARGHFLVQGQINGGTMRMLVDTGASMISLSAADARRLGIDYKKGRPAYVNTANGTVPAYHVILNTVKVGDIVLNQVDALVQENDLGFALLGMSFLKRTEMRREGEQMMLTKRF; encoded by the coding sequence ATGAAAACTACACTGCTTGCCGCCCTGCTCAGTCTCAGCGCCTGGCAGGTACAGGCGGCTGACATCAGCGTCGTCGGCCTGTTTCCCGGCAAGGCTGTATTGGTGATTGATGGCGGTGCACCCAAAACCTATTCGGTCGGCAATACCGTGACCTCCGGTGTCACGCTGGTCGATGTGAACCAGACCACCGCCACCTTCGAGACCAACGGTAAAAAGCAGCGTATCGATATTGGCGGCCACGTCAATCGTGCAGCCTCATCCGGCTCCAGCAGCGTCACACTGCAAGCCGACGCCCGCGGGCACTTCCTGGTGCAGGGCCAAATCAATGGCGGCACCATGCGCATGCTGGTGGATACCGGCGCCTCGATGATCTCCCTCTCCGCCGCCGATGCCCGTCGACTCGGCATCGATTACAAGAAAGGCCGCCCGGCTTACGTCAACACGGCGAACGGTACCGTCCCCGCTTACCACGTCATCTTGAATACGGTGAAGGTCGGCGACATCGTGCTCAACCAGGTTGATGCACTGGTGCAGGAAAACGACCTGGGTTTTGCGCTGCTCGGCATGTCCTTCCTCAAGCGCACCGAGATGAGGCGCGAAGGCGAACAAATGATGCTGACCAAACGCTTTTGA
- a CDS encoding YajQ family cyclic di-GMP-binding protein, which translates to MPSFDTVSEANMVEVKNAVDQAGKEISTRFDFKGSDARVEQKDRDLTAYADSEFQLNQVLDVLTGKLVKRNVDVRFLDRGKIEKIGGDKVKQVIKIKNGIETEAAKKIVRIIKDSKMKVQASIQGDAVRVTGAKRDDLQAAMAMLRKEVADLPLEFNNFRD; encoded by the coding sequence ATGCCATCATTTGATACCGTATCCGAAGCCAATATGGTCGAAGTAAAAAACGCCGTCGACCAGGCCGGCAAGGAAATCAGCACACGTTTCGATTTCAAGGGCAGCGATGCCCGCGTCGAACAAAAAGACCGTGACCTGACCGCCTATGCCGATTCCGAATTCCAGTTGAACCAGGTACTCGACGTCCTGACCGGCAAGCTGGTCAAACGCAATGTCGACGTCCGCTTCCTCGACCGCGGCAAGATTGAAAAAATCGGTGGCGACAAGGTCAAGCAAGTCATCAAGATCAAAAACGGCATCGAAACCGAAGCTGCGAAAAAAATCGTACGCATCATCAAGGACAGCAAGATGAAAGTGCAAGCCAGCATCCAGGGCGACGCCGTACGCGTTACCGGTGCCAAGCGTGACGACCTGCAAGCCGCGATGGCGATGTTGCGCAAGGAAGTAGCCGACCTGCCACTCGAATTCAATAACTTCCGCGACTAA
- the murB gene encoding UDP-N-acetylmuramate dehydrogenase: MTHSLPVQYNFSLRQLNTFGVAASAQAYLPVSNVAQLEQVRQDAALAALPRLVLGGGSNILLTRDFPGLVLHIGIKGIEIVGEDDSATYVRAAAGENWHQFVQWTLAQGLGGLENLSLIPGSVGAAPIQNIGAYGVEIKDSFHSLTLFDFETGEQLVLDKEACMFGYRDSVFKHRLRDRAVVLDVTFALPKQWQPNLRYADVTQELAARSISQPTPQDISAAVIAIRTRKLPDPAVVGNAGSFFKNPVVTTEQRDALLQRYPQMVNYAQPDGSVKLAAGWLIDQCGWKGRTAGAAGVYEKQALVLVNRGGASGAEIAQLAAAIQADVAQRFAVQLEPEPIFL; this comes from the coding sequence ATGACTCATTCCTTGCCCGTACAGTACAACTTTTCCTTGCGCCAGCTGAATACCTTCGGCGTGGCGGCGAGTGCGCAAGCCTATCTCCCCGTAAGCAATGTGGCGCAACTGGAGCAAGTGCGGCAGGATGCCGCGCTGGCTGCCTTGCCGCGCTTGGTGCTGGGTGGTGGCAGCAATATCCTTTTGACACGCGATTTCCCCGGCCTGGTATTGCATATCGGTATCAAGGGCATAGAAATCGTCGGCGAGGATGATAGCGCTACCTATGTCCGTGCCGCCGCCGGTGAAAACTGGCATCAGTTTGTGCAATGGACGCTGGCACAGGGCCTGGGCGGACTGGAAAACCTGTCGCTGATCCCCGGTAGCGTGGGTGCTGCACCTATCCAGAATATCGGTGCCTACGGCGTCGAGATCAAGGATAGTTTCCACTCGTTGACACTATTCGATTTCGAGACCGGCGAACAGCTGGTACTGGATAAGGAAGCCTGCATGTTTGGCTACCGCGACAGCGTGTTCAAGCACCGCCTGCGCGACCGCGCGGTGGTGCTGGACGTAACCTTTGCCTTGCCCAAGCAATGGCAGCCCAATTTGCGCTATGCCGATGTCACGCAGGAACTGGCGGCGCGTTCCATCAGCCAGCCGACGCCGCAAGATATCAGCGCCGCTGTCATCGCGATCCGCACCCGTAAATTGCCGGACCCTGCAGTGGTCGGCAATGCCGGCAGTTTCTTCAAGAATCCGGTGGTGACAACAGAACAGCGTGATGCCTTGCTGCAGCGCTATCCACAGATGGTGAATTATGCCCAGCCGGATGGCAGCGTGAAGCTGGCAGCAGGTTGGCTGATCGACCAGTGCGGCTGGAAGGGCAGGACGGCAGGCGCCGCTGGTGTCTATGAAAAACAGGCACTGGTGCTGGTGAATCGTGGTGGTGCCAGCGGAGCCGAAATTGCGCAACTGGCAGCGGCCATACAGGCCGATGTGGCACAACGCTTTGCGGTGCAGCTCGAGCCTGAACCCATCTTCCTTTGA
- a CDS encoding DUF1294 domain-containing protein, which translates to MDTKILLQVAGSYLALSLLSFAAYAIDKSAARKGSWRISESNLHMLDFLGGWPGGWVAQKFLRHKTSKPSFQRIYWVTVALHCAVVGWFFSPYGSNMLKAMGSAG; encoded by the coding sequence ATGGATACGAAAATCTTATTGCAGGTAGCGGGCAGCTATCTCGCGCTCAGCCTGTTGTCTTTCGCCGCGTATGCCATCGATAAATCAGCGGCGCGCAAGGGTAGCTGGCGCATCAGTGAAAGCAATTTGCACATGCTGGATTTCCTGGGCGGCTGGCCCGGTGGCTGGGTGGCGCAAAAATTCCTGCGGCATAAAACCAGCAAGCCTTCATTCCAGCGTATCTACTGGGTGACGGTGGCACTGCACTGTGCTGTGGTGGGCTGGTTCTTTTCGCCTTATGGCAGCAATATGCTGAAGGCCATGGGAAGTGCCGGATAA
- a CDS encoding histone deacetylase encodes MTKKTGLVFFPAFDYAISPTHPEREERLLYTQDQVFEEGLLDFDNIKEFKPGVATAEDIQRVHFCVPGIDEIVHASHLIAVGGCITAADKVMTKEVDNAFALVRPCGHHSYRVVHGSRGFCTLNMEAIMVEYIRHKYGVKKIAIVDTDCHHGDGSQDIFWHDPNTLFISMHQDGRTLYPGSGFADELGGPNAFGTTINLPMPPDTCEEGFLYVLDEIVMPILDEFKPDLIINSAGQDNHYSDPITNMKFTAHGYAVLNQRLKPDLAVLEGGYSIETALPYINTGIILAMAGMDFSHIQEPDYDAESQKQPANITAYLEKLKEATFYHWNNRHALREQVYPEQEFHKRSMDVYYDTDGIRENINETVRSCPDCGGTVVIDSRCDDTRNHILAVQIPRYACAPCRSYGEEQYANATVGRYTQVFLQDKDKDIYLSK; translated from the coding sequence ATGACGAAAAAAACAGGATTGGTATTCTTCCCCGCATTTGATTATGCGATTTCACCCACGCATCCGGAACGTGAAGAGCGATTGCTGTACACGCAAGACCAGGTATTCGAAGAAGGTCTGCTGGACTTCGACAATATCAAGGAATTCAAACCCGGCGTCGCCACCGCGGAAGATATCCAGCGCGTGCACTTCTGCGTGCCCGGCATCGACGAGATCGTGCATGCCTCGCACCTGATCGCAGTAGGCGGCTGCATTACCGCAGCAGACAAGGTGATGACCAAGGAAGTCGATAATGCCTTCGCACTGGTGCGTCCTTGCGGCCACCACTCCTATCGCGTCGTTCATGGCAGCCGTGGCTTTTGCACGCTGAACATGGAAGCGATTATGGTCGAATATATCCGCCACAAATACGGTGTGAAGAAAATCGCGATTGTCGATACCGATTGCCATCACGGCGACGGTTCCCAGGATATTTTCTGGCACGACCCGAATACACTTTTCATCTCCATGCACCAGGACGGCCGCACGCTTTACCCGGGTTCCGGTTTTGCCGATGAACTCGGCGGCCCGAATGCCTTCGGCACCACCATCAACCTGCCGATGCCGCCGGATACCTGCGAAGAAGGTTTCCTCTATGTGCTGGATGAAATCGTCATGCCTATCCTGGATGAATTCAAGCCAGACCTGATCATCAACTCGGCCGGACAGGACAATCACTACTCCGACCCGATCACCAATATGAAATTCACCGCGCATGGTTATGCAGTACTAAACCAGCGCCTGAAGCCGGACCTGGCAGTGCTGGAAGGCGGTTACTCAATCGAAACCGCACTGCCCTACATCAATACCGGCATCATCCTGGCGATGGCAGGCATGGATTTCAGCCACATCCAGGAACCGGACTACGATGCGGAAAGCCAAAAGCAGCCGGCCAACATTACTGCCTATCTGGAAAAATTGAAGGAAGCGACTTTCTATCACTGGAACAACCGCCACGCCTTGCGTGAACAGGTTTATCCTGAGCAGGAATTCCACAAGCGCAGCATGGATGTCTACTACGATACCGACGGTATCCGCGAAAACATCAATGAAACCGTGCGTTCGTGTCCGGATTGCGGCGGCACCGTGGTGATCGATTCGCGCTGCGACGATACGCGTAACCACATCCTCGCGGTACAAATCCCGCGCTACGCGTGCGCCCCTTGCCGCAGCTATGGTGAAGAGCAATACGCGAATGCGACTGTCGGCCGCTACACGCAAGTCTTCCTGCAAGACAAGGACAAGGATATTTACCTGTCCAAGTAA
- a CDS encoding hydantoinase/oxoprolinase family protein, translating to MILGIDVGGTHTDSVLMQNRKIIRKSKVLTDKNDILACVMRATQAVATPEDIKQLQRIVLSTTISTNAVAQNQLDPVGLIVMNGPGVSPKDLPLADQTHLIAGYMNHRGIEAEALEDDELEALKQQFRADKIENLAVIGKFSTRNPVHEQEVAAWFADQSSHVSLGHHQSGVLNFPRRIATTYLNSAIWRLHSRMVDQLASYLQELAVDVPLFILKADGGTIGIQQSRNYPVQTILSGPAATIMGVLPFVSSTQDSVSIDVGGTTTDIALFADGAPLLEPQGVEIEGHKTLIRGLLTHSMALGGDSHVQVVNGALQIGPERKGSAMAFDGPVPTPTDALITLGLAAIGDKAKALQAMESLATALKQTPQQVAQAIVDSMCASIAAKVTQMIAEVNSKPVYTIHELLEGKVLNPQQLIAVGGPAPYIAEQVGALLALPALVPQDSEVINASGAAMARTTVELNLLADTESQQLTFAEDGRKMQISARATVDDVVEAGKERLLEIAKAAGARDEDLEIEVADCQSFNVIHGYSTTGKNIRVRLQIKPGLIKQEQV from the coding sequence ATGATTCTTGGAATTGATGTCGGCGGCACCCATACCGATTCGGTATTGATGCAAAACCGCAAAATCATCCGCAAGTCAAAAGTACTGACCGACAAAAATGATATTTTGGCTTGCGTGATGCGTGCGACCCAGGCTGTCGCCACGCCTGAAGATATCAAACAGCTGCAGCGCATCGTACTCAGCACCACGATTTCCACCAATGCCGTGGCACAAAACCAGCTCGATCCGGTCGGCCTCATCGTCATGAACGGCCCCGGCGTGTCGCCGAAGGATTTGCCGCTGGCTGACCAGACCCACCTGATCGCCGGCTATATGAACCATCGCGGCATAGAAGCGGAAGCGCTGGAAGATGATGAGCTGGAAGCACTGAAACAGCAATTCCGCGCAGACAAGATCGAGAACCTGGCCGTGATCGGCAAGTTCTCCACGCGCAATCCGGTGCATGAACAGGAAGTCGCTGCCTGGTTCGCGGATCAGTCCAGCCATGTTTCACTCGGCCACCACCAATCCGGCGTACTGAATTTCCCGCGCCGCATTGCCACGACCTACCTCAACTCTGCGATCTGGCGCTTGCATAGCCGCATGGTCGACCAGCTTGCCAGCTACCTGCAGGAACTCGCGGTCGACGTGCCACTCTTCATACTGAAGGCGGACGGCGGCACCATAGGCATACAGCAATCGCGCAACTATCCGGTACAAACCATCCTGTCCGGACCGGCCGCCACCATCATGGGCGTGCTGCCTTTCGTCTCGTCGACCCAGGATTCGGTATCGATAGACGTCGGCGGCACCACTACCGACATCGCACTGTTCGCCGATGGTGCACCCTTGCTGGAACCGCAAGGTGTCGAGATCGAAGGGCACAAGACCCTGATCCGCGGCTTGCTCACGCATTCGATGGCGCTCGGCGGCGACAGCCATGTGCAGGTAGTCAATGGTGCATTGCAGATAGGCCCGGAACGCAAGGGTTCGGCGATGGCATTCGACGGCCCGGTACCAACCCCGACCGATGCGCTGATCACCCTCGGCCTGGCCGCTATCGGCGACAAGGCCAAAGCGCTGCAGGCAATGGAAAGCCTGGCGACCGCATTGAAGCAAACGCCGCAGCAAGTCGCACAAGCCATCGTTGACAGCATGTGCGCCAGCATCGCCGCCAAGGTCACGCAAATGATTGCAGAGGTCAACAGCAAGCCGGTCTACACCATCCATGAACTGCTGGAAGGCAAAGTGCTTAATCCGCAGCAATTGATCGCGGTCGGCGGCCCTGCCCCGTATATCGCCGAACAGGTAGGCGCATTACTGGCCTTGCCGGCACTGGTGCCGCAGGACTCGGAAGTAATCAATGCCAGCGGTGCCGCAATGGCGCGCACCACGGTTGAATTGAATCTGCTGGCCGATACCGAATCGCAGCAGCTGACCTTTGCCGAAGATGGTCGCAAGATGCAAATCTCGGCGCGCGCCACGGTCGATGATGTGGTCGAAGCCGGCAAGGAAAGATTGCTGGAGATCGCCAAGGCTGCAGGTGCACGTGACGAAGACCTCGAAATCGAAGTCGCCGACTGCCAGTCCTTCAATGTCATCCACGGTTATTCGACCACAGGCAAAAATATTCGCGTCCGGTTGCAGATCAAACCCGGCCTGATCAAGCAAGAACAAGTTTGA
- the trpS gene encoding tryptophan--tRNA ligase, producing the protein MSSNAPSAAATSPAIVLTGDRPTGPLHLGHYIGSLKSRLELQDTHKQFILLADTQAMTDNVGRHQRVTENVLEVALDYLAVGIDPEKSTIFIQSQIPELYELSMVLLNLVTVSRLERNPTIKEEIRLRNFERDIPAGFLTYPVSQAADITAFKATLVPVGNDQLPMIEQTNELVRKFNSVVGKDILVECKELLSATSRLPGIDGKAKMSKSLGNSIALGATAAEIKKAVNAMYTDPNHLKVEDPGQVDGNVVFSFLDAFDEDKAAVEELKAHYRRGGLGDSVVKRRLEAQLQAMIEPIRTRREAYAQDKGEVLAMLKRGTERARAVAAKTLSEVNASMGLNYFD; encoded by the coding sequence ATGTCTTCGAACGCCCCATCGGCAGCAGCCACTTCCCCTGCGATCGTCCTGACCGGCGACCGCCCAACCGGTCCCTTGCATCTCGGCCATTACATAGGTTCGTTGAAGTCGCGTCTGGAACTGCAGGACACACACAAGCAATTCATCCTGCTGGCCGATACGCAAGCCATGACGGATAACGTCGGCCGTCATCAACGCGTGACCGAGAACGTACTCGAAGTTGCACTCGATTATCTGGCCGTTGGCATAGACCCGGAAAAATCCACGATCTTCATCCAGTCCCAGATACCTGAACTGTATGAACTGTCCATGGTGCTGTTGAATCTGGTGACGGTGTCGCGCCTGGAGCGCAATCCGACCATCAAGGAAGAAATACGCCTGCGCAATTTTGAACGCGATATCCCTGCCGGCTTCCTGACTTATCCAGTCAGCCAGGCCGCTGACATCACCGCGTTCAAGGCGACCCTGGTACCGGTCGGTAACGACCAGTTGCCTATGATCGAACAAACCAACGAGCTGGTGCGCAAATTCAACAGCGTGGTCGGCAAAGATATCCTGGTCGAATGCAAAGAGCTGCTGTCGGCGACCAGCCGCCTGCCAGGTATCGATGGCAAGGCCAAGATGAGCAAGTCACTCGGCAATTCAATCGCACTGGGCGCTACTGCTGCAGAGATCAAAAAAGCCGTCAATGCCATGTACACCGACCCGAATCACCTGAAGGTGGAAGATCCGGGCCAGGTCGACGGCAATGTCGTGTTTTCATTCCTCGATGCCTTTGACGAAGACAAGGCCGCAGTGGAAGAACTGAAAGCACATTATCGCCGTGGCGGCCTGGGCGATAGCGTGGTGAAGCGTCGCCTGGAAGCACAGCTGCAAGCCATGATAGAACCGATACGCACCCGCCGTGAAGCGTATGCGCAGGATAAAGGCGAAGTACTCGCCATGCTCAAACGCGGCACCGAACGCGCACGTGCAGTCGCAGCAAAAACACTGTCTGAAGTCAACGCGTCCATGGGACTGAACTACTTTGACTAA
- a CDS encoding pyrimidine/purine nucleoside phosphorylase yields the protein MSTQFDQVSVIKKANIYFDGKCVSHSVLFADGTKKTIGVIFPSTLKFNTGAAEIMELNAGKCRIRLAGATDWETYEGGQQFNVPANSSFDIETIDTLDYVCHFV from the coding sequence ATGAGCACACAATTCGACCAAGTCAGCGTCATCAAGAAAGCCAATATCTACTTCGATGGTAAATGCGTATCGCACAGCGTCCTGTTCGCTGACGGCACCAAAAAAACCATCGGCGTAATCTTCCCGTCGACGCTGAAGTTCAACACCGGCGCAGCAGAAATCATGGAATTGAATGCCGGCAAATGCCGCATCCGCCTGGCTGGCGCAACTGACTGGGAAACCTATGAAGGTGGTCAGCAATTCAACGTACCGGCCAACTCCAGCTTCGATATCGAAACCATCGATACCCTGGACTACGTTTGCCACTTCGTCTAA